From the Nodularia sphaerocarpa UHCC 0038 genome, the window GAAGAGTTACAGAAATGTAATTTTGGCATTTCCTCTAGTCAGCAATGCCTCAAATTAGATATTTTTCTCTCTTCTTGCTTCGTGTTCTTTGTTTCTTCTCCGAAAGGGAGAGGCTAGCGCCAACGTGGTTCGTACAATAAGATAAACATAAAGATAGAGATGCGATCGCCTAAAAATTGTCACCATTAATCACATTAACCGTTATTATTGAGCCATCAATCCTATGGACTTTGGCATTGGTGATTTATTCTGGATTTTCCTCCTCTTCACTTCCCTACAACCCCTCTGGCAAAAGCGCCAAATAGAATCTCAGCGCGTAAGCACCCTACACGGATTCCAGCAGGAACGCAAAAGTCGAGTAATATTACTGATACACCGCCAAGAATCCATCAGTTTATTAGGAATTCCCATATCCCGCTACATTACCATTGAAGACTCAGAACAGATATTACGGGCAATTCGCCTCACACAGCCCGATGTTCCCATAGACTTAATTTTACACACCCCTGGTGGTTTGGTCTTAGCCACTGAACAAATTGCTAGAGCATTAATTCGTCACCCTGCCAAAGTCACCGTTTTTATACCTCACTATGCAATGAGTGGCGGTACAATGCTTGCCCTCGCCGCAGATGAAATTATCATGGATGCCAATGCTGTCTTAGGGCCAGTTGATCCCCAATTAGGTAATTATCCCGCAGCGAGTATTTTAAAAGTAGTTGCAGATAAACCCATCGGTGATATTGACGACCAAACCTTAATTATGGCTGACCTAGCAGGCAAAGCAATTCAGCAGGTACAGCGCTTTGTCAGGACTCTATTGAAAGACAGTATACCCAAACAAAAAGTTTTACCAGAAAATATCGAACCGATTATCGAAGCCTTAACAACAGGACGCGTCACCCACGACTATCCAGTTACCGTTGAAGAAGCAACAGAAATGGGGCTACCCATAACCGTAGGGCTACCCCTTTCTATTTACAAACTCATGGATTTGTATCCACAACCACAAGGAGGACGACCCAGCGTCCAGTACATTCCCATGCCCTACGATGACCGT encodes:
- a CDS encoding SDH family Clp fold serine proteinase yields the protein MDFGIGDLFWIFLLFTSLQPLWQKRQIESQRVSTLHGFQQERKSRVILLIHRQESISLLGIPISRYITIEDSEQILRAIRLTQPDVPIDLILHTPGGLVLATEQIARALIRHPAKVTVFIPHYAMSGGTMLALAADEIIMDANAVLGPVDPQLGNYPAASILKVVADKPIGDIDDQTLIMADLAGKAIQQVQRFVRTLLKDSIPKQKVLPENIEPIIEALTTGRVTHDYPVTVEEATEMGLPITVGLPLSIYKLMDLYPQPQGGRPSVQYIPMPYDDRRPILPSPKGRPMEEPNQKS